One window of the Janthinobacterium sp. PAMC25594 genome contains the following:
- a CDS encoding glycosyltransferase, translating to MLTVLMATYNGAGTLPQVLRAYMGLRSPVGGWRLVIADNGSTDATDRVLAAFRGRLPLSYIYVARRGRSPALNGAVEHALGSSGDGGELFVFGDDDAMPASDWLCRLQDSARAHPGYALFGGAIVPAWREKPADWLLRLTPVGLTWGITSPDLRDAPVYPGLVWGANMAIRRRIFEAGARYDESIGPQGANYAMGSETKLNLEIYRSGNPSWFCPKARVAHIIRVQQVQPDWILRRSFLFGRGQCRLVAPAPSVEWLGVPRWMLGRYLRDGLARARAWLRRDRETLFLCHWEMAALRGYFHEAWRGRRKRLPRIVITSYSGELGGMELRMAQEARMLGKAGYDSMLALRRFPGFTAWAQDLRARQMQVRVYEPPLFLEHWAWRRWNWLRARVTGAWRLRRLRPDLVHVAFCWTAYGASILWLARQCRLPAVISVHNAFPLETFSDWQRPRLEEAFRGVKGVYAVSDSAMRHFLDLYRDMLAPQTRLAVIPNGVDTDTFIFSPERRIQARKELGLPPNALVLGCVARLSAQKRPQALLALFARLAPQFPQLHLVLVGTGPLEAMLRLQAQQSGLQDRVVFAGFRQRVELLMPAFDLHLLLSKNEGFGIATIEAMACGVPAVGTDVPGTHDILHDSEGGLLLPFDDEDAACAAVADLLRDPARRQRMGRQARLEAEQHYSMQRLEQQLRQFYAGLV from the coding sequence TTGTTGACCGTTCTCATGGCGACCTACAATGGCGCCGGCACCTTGCCCCAGGTATTGCGCGCTTACATGGGGCTGCGTTCGCCCGTGGGCGGCTGGCGCCTGGTCATCGCCGACAATGGCAGCACGGACGCCACGGACCGGGTGCTCGCCGCCTTTCGCGGCCGCTTGCCTTTGAGCTATATCTACGTGGCGCGGCGCGGCCGCAGTCCCGCCCTGAATGGCGCCGTCGAGCACGCCTTGGGTTCAAGCGGCGATGGCGGCGAGCTGTTCGTCTTTGGCGACGACGACGCCATGCCCGCATCCGACTGGCTGTGCCGCTTGCAGGACAGTGCGCGGGCCCACCCTGGCTACGCCCTGTTCGGCGGCGCCATCGTGCCCGCCTGGCGGGAAAAGCCGGCCGACTGGCTGCTGCGCCTGACGCCTGTCGGCTTGACGTGGGGCATTACCAGCCCCGACCTGCGCGACGCGCCCGTGTATCCGGGCCTGGTGTGGGGCGCCAATATGGCGATTCGCCGCCGCATTTTCGAGGCGGGCGCCCGCTATGACGAAAGCATCGGCCCGCAGGGAGCCAATTACGCCATGGGCAGCGAAACCAAGCTGAACCTGGAAATATACCGTTCCGGCAACCCTTCCTGGTTCTGTCCCAAGGCCAGGGTGGCACACATCATCCGCGTGCAGCAGGTGCAGCCCGACTGGATATTGCGCCGCTCCTTCCTGTTTGGCCGGGGCCAGTGCCGCCTCGTCGCGCCGGCGCCCAGCGTGGAATGGCTCGGCGTGCCGCGCTGGATGCTGGGCCGCTATCTGCGCGACGGCCTGGCCCGCGCGCGCGCCTGGCTGCGGAGGGACCGCGAAACGCTGTTCCTGTGCCACTGGGAAATGGCCGCGCTGCGCGGCTACTTCCATGAAGCGTGGCGCGGCCGCCGAAAGCGCCTGCCGCGCATTGTCATCACCAGCTATTCCGGCGAACTGGGCGGCATGGAACTGCGCATGGCGCAGGAAGCGCGCATGCTTGGCAAGGCCGGCTATGACAGCATGCTGGCGCTGCGGCGCTTTCCCGGTTTTACCGCCTGGGCGCAAGACCTGCGCGCAAGGCAGATGCAAGTGCGCGTGTACGAGCCGCCCTTGTTTCTCGAACACTGGGCGTGGCGCCGCTGGAATTGGCTGCGCGCCAGGGTCACGGGCGCCTGGCGGCTGCGGCGGCTGCGGCCGGACCTGGTCCATGTGGCGTTTTGCTGGACGGCATATGGCGCCTCCATCCTGTGGCTGGCCCGTCAATGCCGCTTGCCGGCCGTGATCAGCGTGCACAACGCGTTTCCTCTGGAAACCTTCAGCGACTGGCAGCGGCCCCGGCTGGAAGAGGCGTTTCGCGGCGTCAAAGGTGTGTATGCCGTGTCGGACTCGGCCATGCGGCATTTCCTCGACCTGTACCGCGACATGCTGGCGCCGCAGACGCGGCTGGCCGTCATTCCCAACGGCGTCGATACGGACACGTTTATTTTCTCACCGGAACGGAGAATACAGGCGCGCAAGGAACTGGGGCTGCCGCCGAATGCGCTCGTGCTCGGCTGCGTGGCGCGACTCTCCGCGCAAAAGCGCCCGCAAGCGCTGCTGGCCCTGTTCGCCAGGCTGGCGCCGCAGTTTCCCCAGCTACATTTAGTGCTGGTGGGGACGGGACCGCTGGAAGCCATGCTGCGGCTGCAGGCGCAGCAATCGGGTTTGCAGGACAGAGTCGTGTTTGCCGGTTTCCGGCAGCGCGTCGAGCTGCTGATGCCCGCCTTCGACCTGCATCTGCTGTTGAGCAAGAACGAAGGCTTCGGCATCGCCACCATCGAAGCCATGGCTTGCGGCGTGCCGGCCGTGGGCACGGACGTGCCGGGCACCCATGACATCCTGCACGATAGCGAAGGGGGCCTGCTGTTGCCGTTCGACGAC
- a CDS encoding putative O-glycosylation ligase, exosortase A system-associated, producing MRDILITIIILGSLPFILKSPAIGGLMWVWVSVMNPHTQAWGFATHLPFAFIIAIATMVSLFMTREPKNLPLTPVSVLLLLFVAWMNITAPFALLPESSWVQWNKVMKIMLMSFVVMMVIRTRRDIVRLVWVLVGSIGYYGVKGGIFTIRSGGTERVWGPEETFIGDNNALALALIITIPLMYYLQQNTEKHRRWVRHGLSAAMLLSALAALGSYSRGALLAIAAMGLFMWLKSDRKLVLGALLGAVAPLLLAFMPERWAERMDTINTYQEDESAMGRLNAWRMAWNLARDRFLGGGFDVSDAAIFARYAPNPMDVHAAHSIYFQVLGEHGFVGLLIYLALGIATWRTAAVIIRRTRGQPELRWAHGLATMSQASLIGFAVGGAFLSLLYFDMPYYLMAALIATRIIVERQAPAPTWRQARAKARAAVAEQP from the coding sequence ATGCGCGACATACTGATTACCATCATCATCCTCGGTTCGCTGCCCTTCATCCTGAAGTCACCGGCCATCGGTGGCCTGATGTGGGTATGGGTCAGCGTGATGAATCCCCACACGCAGGCCTGGGGCTTTGCCACCCACTTGCCGTTCGCCTTCATCATCGCCATCGCCACCATGGTCAGCCTGTTCATGACGCGCGAGCCGAAAAACCTGCCGCTGACGCCCGTCAGCGTGCTGCTGCTGCTGTTCGTGGCGTGGATGAATATCACGGCCCCGTTCGCCCTGTTGCCCGAGTCGTCGTGGGTGCAGTGGAACAAGGTCATGAAGATCATGCTGATGAGCTTTGTGGTCATGATGGTGATACGCACGCGGCGCGACATCGTGCGCCTCGTGTGGGTGCTAGTGGGCTCGATCGGCTATTACGGCGTGAAGGGCGGCATCTTCACCATCCGCAGCGGCGGCACGGAGCGGGTCTGGGGACCGGAAGAAACATTTATTGGGGATAACAATGCGCTGGCCCTGGCCCTGATCATCACCATTCCCCTCATGTATTACCTGCAACAAAACACGGAAAAACATCGACGCTGGGTGCGCCATGGCTTGTCCGCGGCGATGCTGCTGTCGGCCCTGGCCGCGCTGGGCTCGTATTCGCGCGGCGCGCTGCTGGCGATTGCCGCCATGGGCCTGTTCATGTGGCTGAAAAGCGACCGCAAGCTGGTGCTGGGCGCGCTGCTCGGTGCGGTCGCGCCGCTGCTGCTGGCCTTCATGCCCGAACGCTGGGCCGAGCGCATGGATACCATCAACACCTACCAGGAGGATGAATCCGCCATGGGCCGCCTGAATGCCTGGCGCATGGCCTGGAACCTGGCGCGCGACCGTTTCCTGGGCGGCGGCTTCGACGTGTCCGACGCCGCCATCTTTGCCCGCTACGCGCCCAACCCCATGGATGTGCACGCGGCGCACAGCATCTACTTCCAGGTGTTGGGCGAACACGGCTTCGTCGGCCTGTTGATTTACCTGGCGCTGGGCATCGCCACCTGGCGCACGGCGGCCGTCATCATCCGCCGCACGCGGGGCCAGCCGGAATTGCGCTGGGCGCACGGCCTGGCCACCATGAGCCAGGCCAGCCTGATCGGCTTTGCCGTGGGCGGCGCCTTCCTCAGCCTGCTGTATTTCGACATGCCGTATTACCTGATGGCCGCCCTGATCGCCACGCGCATCATCGTCGAGCGGCAGGCGCCGGCCCCCACATGGCGCCAGGCCAGGGCCAAGGCCCGGGCCGCCGTCGCGGAGCAGCCATGA
- a CDS encoding polysaccharide deacetylase family protein: MSATLSILIYHRVLARPDPLFPGEVDAALFERQLRLVKRFYAPLPLAEAVQRLQDGSLPPRAACITFDDGYADNAQVALPLLQRHGLHATFFIATGYLDGGQMWNDTVIEAVRQAPGSVLDLRELGLDRLPVADLAQRQAAIATLLGQLKYLPFDRRQQLSMQIRRQASATAGAPAMLSTAQLRQLQAAGMALGAHTMSHPILSTLPEREARLDIANGKHQLENLIQAPVTVFAYPNGKAGRDYGASHVAMVRSLGFTAAVATDWGVARPGAGLDLLQLPRFTPWDRGRLAFLWRLRQNRRQAHPARSDAG, translated from the coding sequence ATGAGCGCCACCTTGTCGATTCTGATCTACCACCGCGTGCTGGCGCGGCCCGACCCGCTGTTTCCCGGCGAAGTCGATGCGGCCCTGTTCGAGCGCCAGCTGCGCCTTGTAAAACGTTTCTATGCGCCGCTGCCGCTGGCCGAGGCCGTGCAGCGGCTGCAGGATGGCAGCCTGCCGCCGCGCGCCGCCTGCATCACCTTCGACGACGGCTATGCGGACAATGCGCAAGTGGCACTGCCGCTGCTGCAGCGCCACGGCTTGCACGCCACGTTTTTTATCGCCACGGGCTACCTGGACGGCGGGCAAATGTGGAACGACACGGTGATCGAGGCCGTGCGTCAGGCGCCAGGTTCCGTACTCGACTTGCGCGAACTCGGGCTGGACCGCCTGCCCGTCGCCGATCTGGCGCAGCGGCAAGCGGCCATCGCCACCTTGCTGGGCCAGCTCAAGTACCTGCCGTTCGACCGGCGCCAGCAGCTGTCCATGCAGATCCGCCGCCAGGCGAGCGCCACGGCCGGAGCGCCAGCCATGCTGAGCACGGCGCAGCTGCGCCAATTACAGGCGGCAGGCATGGCGCTGGGCGCGCACACGATGAGCCATCCGATCTTGTCCACCTTGCCGGAGCGGGAGGCGCGGCTGGACATCGCCAACGGCAAGCATCAGCTGGAAAATTTGATCCAGGCGCCCGTCACCGTGTTTGCGTATCCGAACGGCAAGGCCGGGCGCGATTACGGCGCATCCCACGTGGCGATGGTGCGCAGCCTGGGGTTCACGGCGGCCGTGGCGACGGACTGGGGCGTGGCGCGCCCCGGCGCGGGGCTGGACTTGCTGCAGCTGCCCCGCTTTACGCCGTGGGATCGAGGACGGCTGGCGTTTCTGTGGCGCTTGCGGCAAAACCGTCGGCAAGCGCACCCAGCGCGCTCGGATGCTGGCTGA
- a CDS encoding asparagine synthetase B, with translation MSGLCGWLAAGGAAQGGTTADGAAPTALAGMAAPLSRFDGAPLAASLSEVGGVAVAAIDGSRHIYQQDGLQVAIWGRPVLHGSADDVASRLASLWLSRGVAACASLSGPFCLAILDAFSGSALLAVDRAGIHPLSYASNAQGLFFASSMDALLAHPSVRGALDPQALYHYLYFHMVPGPATAYLGQQRLLPGEYLHVRGGKQCKGSYWQLAFHEPAAGRARRSFASNKQEFLRLLRQAVESSLGNDSASTGAFLSGGTDSSTLAAIIGQVTGRPARTYSIGFDAPGYDEMAYARLAASHAGSIHHERYVTPDDVLAAIPAMAAVFDQPFGNASAIPAYYCAQMARDDGVTRLLGGDGGDELFGGNERYAHQALLSQYERLPVMLRQAIIEPLLFRERTSQSWRLGDKARRYIEQASLPLPARLDGYNLLLRHGYRTVLEAGFIDTIDPGMAPGCVNGAYWERQGQGLSQINQLLALDMRFTLADNDLFKVRKACELAGVEAAFPFLHDAMVAFASRLAPRDKLDGRQLRPFFKRALAEILPPAIVRKKKHGFGLPFGQWLHSHAPLREFAFDNLTQLRGRGIVRPAFIDDLQGRLLAEHPAYHGTMVWLLLMLEQWLSQHPSALGALADGFAASATETPAVLDPTA, from the coding sequence ATGAGCGGCCTGTGCGGTTGGCTGGCGGCGGGCGGTGCAGCGCAGGGCGGCACTACGGCCGATGGCGCCGCGCCCACCGCGCTGGCCGGCATGGCCGCGCCCCTGTCGCGTTTCGATGGCGCGCCCCTGGCCGCCAGCTTGAGCGAAGTGGGCGGCGTGGCCGTGGCCGCCATCGACGGCAGCCGCCATATATATCAGCAAGATGGCTTGCAAGTGGCCATCTGGGGCCGGCCCGTGCTCCACGGCTCGGCCGACGACGTGGCGTCCCGCCTCGCATCCCTGTGGCTGAGCCGGGGCGTGGCCGCCTGCGCCAGCCTGTCGGGGCCTTTCTGTTTAGCCATCCTCGACGCCTTTTCTGGCTCGGCCCTGCTGGCCGTGGACCGTGCCGGCATCCACCCCCTCAGCTATGCGAGCAATGCGCAAGGCCTGTTTTTTGCCTCATCGATGGATGCCTTGCTGGCCCATCCGTCCGTGCGGGGCGCGCTCGATCCGCAAGCGCTGTATCACTATTTGTATTTCCACATGGTGCCCGGCCCGGCCACGGCCTATCTGGGCCAGCAGCGCTTGCTGCCCGGCGAATACCTGCATGTGCGCGGCGGCAAGCAATGCAAGGGCAGCTACTGGCAACTGGCCTTCCACGAGCCGGCAGCAGGGCGTGCGCGGCGCAGCTTCGCCAGCAACAAGCAGGAATTCCTGCGCCTGCTGCGCCAGGCCGTGGAAAGCAGCCTGGGCAATGATAGCGCCAGCACGGGCGCGTTTCTCAGCGGCGGCACCGACAGTTCCACTCTGGCCGCCATCATCGGGCAGGTGACGGGCCGCCCCGCGCGCACGTACTCCATCGGCTTCGACGCGCCCGGCTATGACGAAATGGCGTATGCGCGCCTGGCCGCCAGCCACGCGGGCAGCATCCACCACGAGCGCTACGTGACGCCAGACGACGTGCTGGCCGCGATTCCCGCCATGGCGGCCGTTTTCGACCAGCCTTTCGGCAATGCCTCTGCCATTCCCGCCTACTATTGCGCGCAGATGGCGCGCGACGATGGCGTGACGCGTTTGCTGGGCGGCGATGGCGGCGACGAATTGTTTGGCGGCAATGAGCGCTATGCGCACCAGGCCTTGCTGTCGCAATATGAACGCTTGCCCGTCATGCTGCGCCAGGCCATCATCGAGCCGCTGCTGTTCCGTGAGCGGACAAGTCAATCGTGGCGCTTGGGCGACAAGGCGCGCCGCTACATCGAGCAGGCGAGCCTGCCGCTGCCGGCCCGCCTCGATGGCTACAACTTGCTGCTGCGCCATGGTTATCGCACGGTGCTGGAAGCGGGTTTTATCGACACCATCGACCCGGGCATGGCGCCCGGCTGCGTGAATGGCGCGTATTGGGAGCGGCAGGGCCAGGGCTTGAGCCAGATCAATCAGTTGCTGGCGCTGGACATGCGTTTTACGTTGGCCGACAACGACTTGTTCAAGGTGCGCAAGGCGTGCGAGCTGGCCGGCGTGGAAGCGGCGTTTCCCTTCCTGCACGACGCGATGGTGGCGTTCGCGTCGCGCCTGGCGCCGCGCGACAAGCTTGACGGCAGGCAGTTGCGGCCCTTCTTCAAGCGGGCACTGGCGGAAATCCTGCCGCCGGCCATCGTGCGCAAGAAAAAGCACGGTTTCGGCTTGCCCTTCGGCCAGTGGCTGCACAGCCACGCGCCGCTGCGCGAGTTTGCGTTCGATAACCTGACGCAGTTGCGCGGGCGCGGCATCGTGCGGCCCGCCTTCATCGACGATTTACAAGGGCGCTTGCTGGCGGAGCACCCTGCCTACCACGGCACCATGGTGTGGCTGCTGCTGATGCTGGAACAGTGGCTCAGCCAGCATCCGAGCGCGCTGGGTGCGCTTGCCGACGGTTTTGCCGCAAGCGCCACAGAAACGCCAGCCGTCCTCGATCCCACGGCGTAA
- a CDS encoding pyridoxal-dependent decarboxylase, exosortase A system-associated, which produces MKDLIRSNSTELPSHAALGQQFAVENDMLQVGGVSLQRLAQRVGSTPFYAYERAHITRRVAELRAALPAGVHVHYAMKANPMPAVVQWLAGLVDGIDVASGGELATALDTPMPAERISFAGPGKSDGELARAVAAGVLINVESGAQLERTALASERLGVAARVAVRVNPDFALRRTGMRMGGGAQPFGVDAALVPALLGRIGQLGLDFHGFHLYAGSQNLSAAALVEAQALSVQLALQLADSAPSPLRTLNIGGGFGVPYFPGDQALDLAPVAAGLQRQLDLLAQAAPGVRLNLELGRYLVAEAGIYVCKVIERKQSHGQVFLVTDGGMHHHLAASGNFGQLIRKNYPVAIGNRLHGGGREVASVVGPLCTPLDLLADQMEMARAGEGDLVVVFQSGAYGLTASPTTFLGHPLPAEVLV; this is translated from the coding sequence ATGAAGGATTTGATCCGCTCGAACAGCACGGAATTGCCGTCGCACGCGGCCCTGGGCCAGCAGTTCGCCGTGGAAAACGACATGCTGCAGGTCGGTGGCGTGTCCTTGCAGCGGCTGGCCCAGCGGGTGGGCAGCACGCCGTTTTACGCATATGAGCGCGCGCACATCACGCGCCGCGTGGCGGAACTGCGCGCCGCCTTGCCTGCTGGCGTGCATGTGCATTACGCGATGAAGGCCAATCCCATGCCGGCCGTGGTGCAATGGCTGGCGGGTCTGGTCGATGGCATTGACGTGGCCTCGGGCGGAGAACTGGCCACCGCGCTCGATACGCCCATGCCGGCCGAACGCATCAGTTTCGCGGGGCCGGGCAAGAGTGATGGCGAACTGGCGCGGGCCGTGGCGGCGGGCGTCCTGATCAACGTGGAATCGGGCGCCCAGCTGGAAAGGACGGCGCTGGCCAGCGAACGGCTGGGCGTGGCGGCCAGGGTGGCCGTGCGCGTGAATCCCGATTTCGCCCTGCGCCGCACGGGCATGCGCATGGGCGGCGGGGCGCAACCGTTTGGTGTCGATGCGGCCCTGGTGCCGGCGCTGCTGGGCCGCATCGGTCAGCTGGGCCTGGATTTTCACGGCTTTCACTTGTATGCGGGTTCGCAAAACCTGTCGGCGGCGGCCCTGGTGGAAGCGCAAGCGCTCAGCGTGCAGCTGGCCCTGCAGCTGGCCGACAGCGCGCCATCGCCCTTGCGCACCCTGAATATCGGCGGAGGCTTCGGCGTGCCGTATTTTCCCGGCGACCAGGCGCTCGATCTGGCGCCCGTGGCCGCAGGCTTGCAGCGGCAGCTCGATCTGCTGGCCCAGGCGGCGCCCGGCGTGCGCCTGAACCTGGAACTGGGCCGCTACCTGGTGGCCGAGGCCGGTATCTATGTGTGCAAGGTGATTGAGCGCAAGCAGTCGCATGGACAGGTATTTCTCGTGACGGATGGCGGCATGCACCACCACTTGGCCGCTTCCGGCAATTTTGGCCAGCTGATCCGCAAGAATTACCCGGTCGCCATCGGCAACCGGCTGCACGGCGGGGGGCGCGAAGTGGCGTCCGTCGTGGGGCCGCTGTGCACGCCACTGGACTTGCTGGCCGACCAGATGGAGATGGCGCGCGCCGGGGAGGGCGACCTGGTGGTGGTGTTCCAGTCGGGCGCGTATGGCTTGACGGCCAGCCCGACGACCTTTCTCGGCCATCCCTTGCCGGCCGAGGTGCTCGTATGA